The DNA region AGCCGAGGTACAGCAGGTGGTTGCCAAACCAGATCTCCTGGACAGTCTGTATTTGGGTTCTCAAGTCCTCATGTTTGAGCCAGATACATTCCCAGCAGAGGAGTGAAGCAATATTTAGGCGCAGAGGGGTGTATTTAATGTAATGGAGACTATAACACCCTTAATCAGTTCTATGAATGTCCTATGAAGCTATTTACAATGAGTTTTAGGTCAACAGTTAATATGTATGGTGTATGTGTCAGATTCTAAAAAATGGCACACCATGGATTTTATTTGAATGTCAAAGGCCAAATTGTGTATTCTCATGTGACTGCACCTCGTTGCAGCAAAGTAACCTGTAAGGACGAGGatgatgtgtctgtgtcctctgactCTCTGGGGGAGCAGCTGTTTGAGTTGGTGGACGTCTACAACACCGGCCACTCGCAGAAAATCACAGGTAGGCAACCAGTCCTGCGATCCACTATTGTGCAATAAAATACCACTTAGACATGAAGCAGTTAATGAGTAAATTGATCACACACATCATCAGgacaaaatgttaatttgtcCAACACTTTGCTGAATGGtcaaaaatctgcaaaaataatgacatcagCCTCAGCAGTACTTTGTGTTGAGCACTAATTAGAAAATATTAGggcgctaacatgctaaactaaagTGGTGAGCATGGTaaacacatcagcatgttggcaCTGTCATTGTTAGCATctagctcaaagcactgctgtgccttaGTACAGCCTGACAGAACTGCTAGTATGGCTGTGGATCCTTAGTCATGTTATCAtttatatgtatttaatttATGAGCAACTACTGTGTAATGCATTAAAATATCATTTGCTTTTCTTCAACAGGAATGCTACTGGAGCAGCACAAAGATGCAGTTCTAAACCTGCTGTCAGAGCCAGAACTGCTGGAAGAGCAGGTGAACTTTGCCCTGAAGACACTTAAAGAGTATGTGACCTATCACTGTTTGTATAAGATACACATACTTGCATACAAGGGTGTAGTCACACATTCTCATCTCCTTTTCCTTTAAGTGCATTCCCATACATTTCTAGCCCAGCCACTCTACCCTGCAGGCCATTTACAATTAAAAatctacaaaacaaaagactgaTAAGAGCCAATAGTCACTTAAACCACTTGAAATAATTCGCCTGTGCCTCTCTCCAGGCAGAACGTGGAGGAGACAGACATCAGTGACACGTCGGACGCTGACGACAAGGAGAGGCTGGGAGAGAAGCTCTTCTCActggtggaggagctggatCCTCTTCATGCGAATGATATTACAGGTGACCTGACACTCACTGTATAGGCCTTGTAAGGTGCGAACAAGGACCAAACGTCAATATAGCTCAGAAGCACAACACTAATGACATTTTGGTGCTATTCACGTGCATCTGTTTGTGCAGGCATGCTTCTGGAGATGGACCCATCTGCTCTCCAACAGCTGCTCAGTGATCACACAATGCTGGAGGTTGCTGTCCAGAAAGCACAACAAGCCCTGGATGCTTAACTTGAACAGAGGAGGCCCCCATTTtacacacagaataacacatAAGTAAATGAATGGCTTTGATGACCTCTGATAATATAATACTGGGAAGACCTGACGCAGAATGGTAATGCAAGTATCCTATTACATAAGCGGCAGTATGTTTATCATACTGATTGCTGAGTCTATTGTGGACAGGTGAAGTGTCACTGGACCAACTGTACATAACTGAAGAGTCTCGTTAGCCTCTTCTTAGCTGAAATGTTATTAATATACAGTGCATTGCAGGTTTCTAATACACTTTAATATGCTTTTCTAGTACCTCATTGTCTTTATCAGATAAATGGACTGAACATTAAGTGTCAGTGTCTAATGAAAAATATTGATCCACCAGTGTTGCTTCACCCGGGAGCTGAAGAATCAATGTTGCTTGATGAACATGTTTACAGCGGGCTGTAAGAGAGAATTTCCTTAGACTATAGAGGTTAGAGAGTTAGGGAACATTAGCTTGTAGTTTACTGCATACAGCCGGTGGCTGCACTGAACGTATGATGTGGAAGTTACTctggaatttgtcattttttaatgtgcCAGATTTCACAAAGACAATTGTGATGGAAGTttctggagcttcagagctcagacttctcCCCTGTAGTTTGTGATCattgaaaagtcactaaagttcattaatatatgaatgatatgaaaacatgctgatttgttttttctgcatgaataattgttttaaaaaagaccatttgtttAAGGTATTACACATGACCTGATAATCCAATCTGAGTGTCAACCCCACCGACACGCTTAAACAATGCATGACAGTGACAGGGGACCACCTTAtgggtgatggacagacacaaaccagctgcagttgCTGATGAGACTACACTTGTGCTGCTTCCAgtagctgcttagcttagcttagcacaaagactggaaacagggggaaacagctagcctggctctatctaaaggtacagtgacttcctgtagaaagttgatggtaatgatactgggtctgattgacaggctcttttcattttgtctgactgctcagctgttccttagaTGATATCTGGCCATGAATGGCGtcaaactaccagcagtacagtagtgaaattctgtatcacattttgcgtggattcagctgcctgtcctgtttccttaaacaaactagctgcagtttgtctattCTGGTgctaaaaaaccaagatggcgagggccatgaaaacaatatggcgcCGCCTGTACAGCGGGACTCAAGGCCTCaaagtggcggtccacaaaccaagccctgagtccagataaaaattcatacttgaaaagtaaatacgaagatggaatgatgcaggcggcacacaaacagaagcagcgCTACGGAAACGAGTCAAGCTTGGCTTCCCCTATACCCGATCTTGCACGCCGATtgaatctgacagcggggggaacaccctgcagaaaatcggcggctcaactcgaggcctctgttggtgagggacacccgctgcatcatcccatctaagggaggggggtcgactccaactcagtgggtttgatcttttcaaggtctatATCCAATCTTCCGTATGACAACTGGTGACATAATTTGTGACATCATATGTGAGGTCACCATTCCaaccaactgtgacatcatctgtgaggtcactattccaaccaactgtgacatcatctgtgaggtcactaatccaacatggtggccaactgtcatcagaatcagaattcctttaataatcacCAGGGGGAAATTgatttttgttacacacagctccaaaagaataagaataaacttcaaacacacaaaaaaaaatcacctgtgaAGTAACATAAGAGGCTAAAgccttaacacaacaaaagactagGGCTGTACTGGAGATGGCCTACTAGactggcagtttgtattgaataggacaaaatgtagtttgtcttatacagtttgcaaacaaaagcaaaatctgcagcctgtgtgggaccagtctacttcacctactgtgtcccacaatgcaaggcgCCTACCGTTGTATGAACAGAGACGTTTCAGAAAGCCATGTAAAGTTTGACTTGTTTCTCCTGAGCAGTCCACCTGAAGCTGTTGGCGAGGGAATTCCAGGCAAGAAATATGCTACCCAGCTGCTGGACATTCACTTCTGTTAGATTTACAAGGAcaatttaagtgcttgttcCCACTTTGGTCGACCTGCTTTCTTGGccgctagcctgttagcttaccAGTGGAATTTCCCATAGACTCTAGAAGAAGTGCTTATCTGAGTGTTGCCAACAGTCATGCTATGATGATGTAtgatcttgtttttgttctgtacTCATTATGATTTAACCGTAAGTTGGTGAAGCATctttgacagaaaaatacagattttatatataaactaaggaggctgaaaataaaaaagctttttagCCACGCCAGCAACGTCATGGATGGCGATGCTGATCCCCTGCTTTGGTCCAGacttagcatgttagcatgctgatgttagcatcgAGCTAACTGACAAAAGAACAAAGCCCTCTTAACAGACGCTCATGAGAAGACAGCTGTACTCTCCCACTTAAATTGAGTGTTAAAACAATAAGAGATACATCAACTTTTCTAAGGAAATGAGCTGATGTGGAATATTTATACCGTTTTTGGGAATAATTGTCAATCAGGGACAAAGCAGTTGAGGAAAACCAACATATAGGCTCTTTAAATTGTGGCGTTGTATCCTTTACTGTCCAAATATTtgcctttcttctcctccctctccatttcagctttttccttctttcataCAAACCATACCACACCTCAATTCTTGCTAAGTTATTAATTTACGATTCTTCCACGATTTCATCTCTAATTTTCACTGTTAACTAAAGATAAAGTATTAATGGCTTGTGCTTTAATGGAAAGGCGAATTGTTTTAACAGTAAACAGGTTGTACCTCTCATGTATTCACACAACAGTGGAGTCACAGAGCTAAACACTTGATTCAGTAAAAGATGGTTTGAAAAATGCTGTTCCAAAACTATTATAgtataaaaaagatttttagcCCCCCTCTCAAGTCATGCTCATCAAGTTAtctgacatttttaaacacattcacatatttactttttttaaaaaaaaaaaaacagaacaattcTGTAATGAATAAAACCAATAGACATTTCTTTCAAAGTGCTACAGAGcgcaaaaaataattttattaccATTTCGTATTCACCTTTTGTATTTACTGCTGTATGTGAAGAATTTTACATGAGGAATTGTAAAACATTGGGGAAAATGGTTGGTTCTCCATAACAAAGGGGGATCTTTTGAAATCATAACCTGCTGTCtacaaaaagaaggaaaaaaaaaaaaaaaaaacacatttaggtTGACAAATGATTGAATTGAAAATCATATCAGTAAATTAAAACAAGAAGTATTTAGAGTACAATTAGCTCTCATTTCACAATTTAGATAAAGTTTTATTTGTCTGCGGAAGCGGCCAATACAAATGATAAGAATATGAATCCACATCATTTCTGGTGAATCATAAATGCATTTCATCAAAGCTAATCAGAAAAAGttgctctccacacacacacacacgcacacctttATGCCTACAGCTCATAAATACAATCAATCTGATATACAAATATTTGGATAGATTTATTTTAGCAACATTTAAAATGCGGTTTTAGGCCCAATTCCTGCTGTTCTGAAGACCACCCCTCGTTTCAGCGATACCGTTGAATTTCTCAGTGGAGAAACTGAAGCCTGACTTGGACGAAAGACCCTGACACGTCTTTAAAGTCGAGAGTTGCTGATGGGCGGGGaggaaatttaaataaatatctgaaatgAGCAGCGTCCTGACAATGCAGACTTCCTCCAGCTCTCCAGGCTGTGAAGCCAGTACGAGTCTCTTTCCTGTGTCATCCAGCGCGCGGCTGAAGAAAAGCAAACACGACAGCAGACGACTGTTGACACGATTCATTCTCACACAAAAAGCCATTCTCCAGTTGACAAGTTCgcaatatgaaataataaagatgCCAGTTTCTTTCTATCCATCATACATACAATCAATCAAACGTGGACACTTGGACTTGAGACACAAAGGGAAACTAAAACAGGTCCTTTGATGATCATTCTGTTAGCAGTGTTACATCTGAGGGGGAGCTGGACAGCTTAGAGGAGCAACATATTCATTGTACACTAGATGATGCCTTCATGAGCATACAGCTCTTGTATGAATCCACGCATCCACGGATAAGACTTTACCTGTGTGTTAAAGCCCCTTAAACaactgtctgttttctgtttggatgCAGGGAAAAGCCCTTCAAGAAAACACCTCGcctgttaaaaacacaccagtgaaaATTACTGAaccaaagaaaaagatgaaaaagtgGTTAAGCTGTTGGACAAAGATCGACATGATGGAGGTTGTGATTATGCTCTTCTTAGGTGCAGGCAAAAAGAAGGGTCCTTTAGACAGAGGAAAGTATATCCATGTGCTTCATTTACGTCCTGGTACGATATCACTCTTTCTAACAAGTCTGTTTAGACAATCTCTCTGCAAGGTGTTTACTTTAACACTGGGTACTGGCGCTGACCGCCCAATCGACCAGGGCGGTGTCCACCTCCCGATGGTGCACTTGTCTGGGAAAAAGGggtaaaaacaacagcaggcaGAGAGCATTAAGAGGTGAAACTGAAGGCAAAAGAGAACGGCATTCACACCTGCAAAACTATTCAAACTATAAAAATCCTCACCTGTGCAAACTGTGCAGGGTTATAAAAGGTGACGCCTCCAGTGGGTGCCATTCCCTGGGCGGGATGACTCTGCAAAGGACAGAGttactacagtgtgtgtgtgcagggttaCTTTAACATTAATTCTACaggcagagatgagaggaggatgtACTCTCAATGCCACGCAATGGTTTGACAAGATTCTAAAACAGAAGCCAAGGAAAAGTGGAAAGTAATGGCATGTGGACTTGGATCCACTGTGAGGCAGCATTACAAACCACTGTTTCACCGTTTTTTAGTCACCATGCAAGCTTTATGATGGGTTACTGAAGCTGTGTGTTCCCATGACACAAGCAAGGGAGTCGTCCTGCAACCGTCTCCAGCGTGCATCACTATGATCTGTGGGCCAAAGTTATCCACTGACTTTCAAGTGAAGTAGGTGGTTCCCAActgagtctacagccatgctagcggctctgtgaggctgcactttggcacggcggtgctttgagctaaatgctaacatcagtatgctaacatgctcaaaaAGACAATGTAGAGAATGTTTACTAAGTTCACAATTTTACTTTTGCAGTTAACATTTCACCCTGAGGTGACCATGATTGTCTGAACTAagtcaatccatccatccaacagaTGCCACAAATGTCAgtctcatggtggcgctagaggaggCTATCAGGATTCATTCTCTGGGGTATGAGAATGTCCGTGCAAAATGTTGTGCTCATCCATCTAGAGGATGATTTCTAATTCTAGCTAATAAGTATAAATTTTGACCTGTTGGTAACACTACAGTAATATTTAGGGTATCGCTAGAGAGTCATTAAGGTTCATCATCAGAATATTGTAAATGTCTACACTACAATTCAAAGCTATCTGGACCGAAATGTTGGAACAACAGACTGGCATCATCCACACAGTCATGCCACTAGCATGGCTTAAAACATGGACATGTATTGAAGTCACTGCTTCTCGGATTACTTTTAATTTGTTGACTATTTGTTGGGTTTGGTTATTCACCAAACCCAATACAGACGTAAGTAGAGAGTTAAGTAATGCTGGAGACAGCAGGCAGGCGAGCAAGCAGACATCCTGGGTTAGATGGGCAGTGAAGCTTCAGGTGCAAATGGTAAAGCATGCTACTAGTGATGTGGTGAGCTGGGTGGGTGGCAGGCAGGGGTGAGAGTGGACCATATGAGGTCCAGCTAGAGGTACCTGGTTTAAATGCTGACTCACTTCGCGTGATAAAGAACTCATTGAGCTAGAACGTGAGAGCTAAAGACAGCAGGAGGGAAATGAACAGTagacaacaaaaacataaaccaCAACCCCATATTAATAATCTCCCATGCATTAGATTAGACCTGTTTCCATTATACACCAGTTCagaatgaaaatttaaaaaaaaattggtgtTAGAAAATTGTGATTCTTGAAGAAACAGATATGGAGAGAACTAGATTATAACAGCAAATGGaacagattttacattttatcaagGCTGCACATTTAGCATGATTATGGGCAAAGACTTTAAGTTGACATGCATGCATTCTCATGTTCTTTCATACGCCCTCTGACTTTAACTTACATTCATACAAATAAGCAAACTGCACGCACTGGCTGTTAGAGTGTCGAGCATCATGATTCAGTGGTGGCATGATGGTACTATGGTGGCTACAGTGGCACTTCACACGAACAGTTTGTCTTACCTCTCCAGACTGTGAGCCATCAGGCACAGGAGGACCTTCTGGGGCAGGTGGTAACAATGTTGGGTTGAACATCTAAACAGAGGAGTTAAAGTGTGACAGAAGGGAATCTGGATGAAGGGAGATTCATCTTTGTACTTCATGTTGACTGAATATAGTCATTACACTATTTGAGAAGGATGGTGAAAATTAGGTCAAAATGAACATACTGTGGAATTAAACATGTACCTACATGTTTAATTCCACAGTATGTTCAGCATTAGACTGACGATgtgaatttttattttgtttttacacaagGTTCACTACTAAAGAGGAACAGATACCTGTGGAGCAGCGCTGCTGTTTGGTGAATTCTGCTCTTGATTGCCTCCTTCACAGCCCTCTAGAGGTTGGTGATCGTCAGGAGCTACACCAGGGATGCAGATAAGAATACCTTTCATTACTTCAGTCCTTAATTGTACCGTGGCAACTTATCCTACAAACGTCATTTAATGGAGATAGTTTTAACAAATTGCACGCACCGGAACTAGGCACAAATAGGTTAGCTGGCATGGGCATTGGTGCCAAAGGAGCAAAGATGTCTGCGGGAGCAGGGCCTAATCCGCCTGGTTTAACAGTTCTATTGGGGTTCAGAACATCCACATATCTGCTCCGTGTgcctgaggagaagaaaacacatctgagaggcaagaaacacagcaaatagGTGTAAACGCTGTTAGACAATTATAATATGTGGTGTCTCTTTGATTACTTTTCCCACAACTAGCAATTCAACTCTCACAAGTATCATGCCAGGTCAACCAGCGTTTTGTGAAGCCAAAGGCCACACCTAAACAGTCCTCATCTCACCTGCCCTCCTGGAGAACATGTTGACAGGAGGACCACTAATGGGGGGTGCTGCAGTCCCTCCCGGGCCAGGCATCTGAGGCATCTTGGGGAAGCCAGAGGGGGGTGGCGGAGGGGGTTTACtctaagaaataataaaaaaaacataacataagAACTAGAGAGCCTTCAGTTACTAAGTTTAGACAGCAAAAGCCATTCTGCTTAAAAGATGGTGGTAGTCTTGTAGACCAATTTTACAACAATACAGACCTCCTCTTCAGGCTCGTTCAAGTCCACCCATTTCTGCTTCTTTTCATCCCACACAATCTGACGATAAAGAACATTGCACTTATCACTAATGATCATATGTAGTAGTACACAAACAAAGGCTGTGCAAAATGTGAGACTTAATACAGACGAATTGCTGAAACAAGCACATGCAGCATCTATAActtacagatttgtttttgtcatcgGGCAAGTGAGCCTCATTCTTCCCCTTCCTATAGAGCCAGTTTAGCcagccacctccaccaccaccaccaccctgtgtgaaagagaggaaaTTGAACTGATCACTAGTGGACACTCCCGGAGCACTGCTTGAAGATCTGAAAGCTAATGTGTGAGTATGAACCTTTTTGGGAGAGTCTTTCTTGACTTTCTTGGCTTCTTCTCTGCGGGGCTGTTCAGGGATtgagggtggaggagaagcCTGCTTGACAGCTGAGttgctcctctctcttccaccAGAGTGAGTGGAAGATTCAGAGGTGGTGCGAGAACGGCGTCCTGATGCCTGTAGGCCAGGAAATACTGGTAAGAATTTTACATAGGAGGCACATGAGTTCTGAAACAGGTGCTAAGACGAGCCTTGGACAGATGAAACAGAAGAGCCCTCTGACATCAAGTTcatacatgacacacaaacGCACCATATGCATTGAAGATTGTGAAGTACTTCTTGATCTCCTCCCGGGACCCTGCAGCGccagaaaacacaacatagtTAGCATTTTATGAACCGTGATGTTGCTGAAATAAAGAGGGTTACAGGATCATATTTTTGTTGATATTCACACTGACCATGTGAGCCATGTGGTCATAAAAGTCCATCTGCGGAGTGAGGGAGCTTCTGGGTGGGGAGGAGGACACCGGTTGAGTGATGTGCATCTCTGGTGGGGCCTGGGACGGCGGCTCGACAGGTGGCATATGCCCAGGAGAAGGGGGCATGTACTGAGGCATCTGGGGTGGCGGGTGGTTCATCTGTATGGGTGAATGCGGCAACTGAGGGGTCACATGTGGTGACATTTGGCCCATTTGTAGAGGTGGGGGACATGGCTGCTGATGGGCTCCTGGATACATTTCTGACTGCTCAGGTTGAGGCTGGAAGGGGGGAGGGGCGAAGCCAGGATCCTGTGGAGGGTAGCCTGAGATGGGGATCTGGCCCGGGGGTCCACTGGGGGGCACTGGGTAGAACTGGGGCACATCATTGGAGGGTAAAGGCTGAGGAGCAGCCATCCCATCTTGGAGGATGGAGGTGGGAGCTGAGAAAAAGTAGAAGAGATGAGCCCTGATGCATTTTGAATCTAACTCATAGTAAAGAGAGGATAAAAGGGAGACCACAGAGCCCTATtttgaacacacaaacatatttagacacacatacacacacctggagGCATTAGCTGTACTCCCTGCGGTGGAGGCCCGGGCAGTAAAGAGCTCATTAGTGGGTTGTCAGGGGTGGGCCCATCCAACTCCACGGGCATGCTGTAAGGTTCAGGCGGACTGGGCTGGTCCAAGTCAGAGCTGGGGCTGCTGCAATCGAACTGTGTAGGAGTCATCCTGTTTTCACTGTATGTAATCTTCCCTGTCTGAAAAAAGACGAGCATCAAACATTTGTTATATAGGAACAATTTCCAGAGAATAATTTCATGTAAGTTGAAA from Pempheris klunzingeri isolate RE-2024b chromosome 19, fPemKlu1.hap1, whole genome shotgun sequence includes:
- the LOC139219055 gene encoding uncharacterized protein isoform X2; this encodes MDKEEDLEILGEQLYSLIYPKHKDKAGKLTGMLLELPAPVLSQMLQDEATLTAALEKALRALQLAQEPSKVTCKDEDDVSVSSDSLGEQLFELVDVYNTGHSQKITGMLLEQHKDAVLNLLSEPELLEEQVNFALKTLKEQNVEETDISDTSDADDKERLGEKLFSLVEELDPLHANDITGMLLEMDPSALQQLLSDHTMLEVAVQKAQQALDA
- the LOC139219055 gene encoding uncharacterized protein isoform X1, coding for MDKEEDLEILGEQLYSLIYPKHKDKAGKLTGMLLELPAPVLSQMLQDEATLTAALEKALRALQLAQEPSKVTCKDEDDVSVSSDSLGEQLFELVDVYNTGHSQKITGMLLEQHKDAVLNLLSEPELLEEQVNFALKTLKETWRRQTSVTRRTLTTRRGWERSSSHWWRSWILFMRMILQACFWRWTHLLSNSCSVITQCWRLLSRKHNKPWMLNLNRGGPHFTHRITHK